Sequence from the Ostrea edulis chromosome 8, xbOstEdul1.1, whole genome shotgun sequence genome:
CACTGCGACTACAACCGGGCACATCGCTTTTTGTGTTTTATATAGTatgtatcaatatgaaatgtttATCATGCATGGTGGTCTCAGATTTACGTCTAAAtatctgtattttattttctttctaataCCCATTTAACGTGTAAGAGTTTCATCATCAtcaaatacatgttttattacatttaacTAAATAAGTGAGTCATCTAGCACGTTGGTATCGCGGTCGTGGGTCCAATTCCAGGTCATGACGtaattgttgttttcattgaatGAAGTTTTGTTATTACAGTTTGGTTGGCTGATGAATTTGGTTGCATTTGCCTACATGCTACTCTTTGATTTCACGGAAATAATTTCAAGAACGGATTGGTTTATAATTGCCTGGATGACAAGTTATTTTATTGACGAAACAAAACAGGtgaaaataatggaaattaaatattctgtaaaaaattcaacatgagatatatattaaatacaaatttcTCAAGAAAAGCCCGTGTTTACACCACATGTACACGTCTGTTGCATGTCCATTGTTCTATGAAATCACGAAGTGATGGTATCTAACTATATGTACTTTAATATTTCTAGATTATCATTGCAATAATGAGAGGGAAGATCGGATCTTACCTCAGTAACTGGTGGAATCGATTAGACTGGCTGACAATGACTGTATACCTTTCTGGGATGCTGACTAAACTGGGCAGTGGACAGGCATATCACAACGCCTCCAAGATTCTTTTAGTTTTGACTTTCATCCTGATGTGTGTCAGATTCCTTAATTCGTTGACAATATCGGAAATTGTCGGACCAAAGCTTGTGATGGTtagaaaaatggtaaagtataTAATAACTAGCTTATTGACCTAAACAATAACTAGCCTAATGATCTAAGCGACGCATTTTTTGTTCGTTTGATTGTCATATGTCTCCCGACGAGAATAGTTCACTTATATTTAGACGTCACCAATGGTAGGTGAATTACCACAAACTTAGACCTATGGTTAACGCTCAGGGACGTAACGGTGAGGGCAATTGATAGTGTCATTACACGGGACTTCagtttttaagatcatatccTAAAGACCCGTGATTACCATTTATAAACATCGAGTATTTGTCAAAGGAGCAACCATTGCTCCTGTTTACCTCATAGGCTTGAAGCAGCCATACGATACGCTCGGGGTTCGAACTCACCATCTCCCAATTGTGAAGAAAAGCCACTACAACTGAGTTACGGCCAACGTTAGAACAAAGGATTGGCGTTCGATAACTTTAAGATTGATTCCATAAGTATGTTGAAATAAGATCAAATTCCTTAATGGATAGACATAACAGTAATACTTTTAATACAAAGTCAATTTCAAAAGGTAGGACATCTGACTTACGCGTCTAACATCATTAAAAGGTGAGGCGTCTGACTGACGCGTTTAACATCATTACTATTTTATTCACAAGCAATACTTCATAACTCAGTGACAAAATGCATACTTTTGAAATGATTATCGAAACGTTCgacaatattcatatttagttaAAATTTAGACTGAAAGAAACTcttaaaacaaatattcattatattgatacattataATTCATTGTTTATTCGTGCTCAGGAACGATTATTCTATCTTTCAGTTTCTGGACACCTTTGCATTCCTTGCAATCATGACAGTAATTATTATGTGCTATAATGTTTCGTATTACGCTATCCTTTATTCCGAGAACTCTGATCTCAGTTTTGCACAGCTTGAAAGGGTATTTCGAAATGGTTTTTGGATTTTATTTGGGGAATTATCACTTGAAAGTGACAGACGTAAGTATTTCATAAGACCTTCATCAACATATGAATTATGTCGTGATTATGAATAATGTGCAGTTAAATCGTGACAATAATTGACATGAAAATCAAAAAATAGGgcacttcaaaatattgaatatttatataatttacctTTTTAGTGAAAGAACCAGACTGTACGTTCAACAAAACAATTTATAATGCAGGGAAAATAGATCGTTGTCCGTCAGAATTGGGTCTCTTTCTGGCTCCATATCTAAAGGCTGCGTATACCTTGCTCGCCATCGTTCTTCTTTTAAATCTTCTAATTGCTATGTACAGGTATGTGCCAGAATTAAAATCCAAgcagaatttaaaaaagataacAAAGCAGAAGCATTAAATGACAGAGAAACTGATGAGATGTCACAACAATAACATTCGAGCACCCTGTATTTGCTTCAATGAAATTAGCATACCAATGCATCACTTATAATTCTGAACTGAACAAGAGGGTCATGGGCCACATACCTCACCTGAGTCACAGAACTTCATGttaagaatttaaaaacattcatcATCAAGTTTTATTCTTCAGAAATTTTGGACCAGTGTTATGACCTTCTTAACCTAGTcctaaaggatcacaacataattgaaaatcaattcacaTAACTTAGAGATGCCTCAACACAGAAAAAGCATTGTATTGCTGTCCTGAATAAGATCAAGGTCGAAAGGTTATAGTATGAAAGGAAAGATCTTGCAAtatgaaatgtatatacaaaatatgtccattgatgtaaacactgccttatatgtgcatatgtaaatatcttgacaaccggaagttccACCAAACATGACACACAATATGAAATTAGTATATGTCGACATTGTTAAAACGGTAAACTAGAGTTTCGCAAAccgtaaatttatatattgactaaggcATCCTTAAAATCATTTCTATGTACGTCAAATAGctagcaaatgtttagaataatgaaaatgttgTCGGGGGATTAACCAGGTTGTGCACAAGGATTACCTGTGTATATGCAAATAATTAAAATTCCACCTTAACTAGTTCCGGATACATTTCAAAGGTTGCGTTTTCTTTAAAGTAGGTGAGATTCTAACTTTTTGGTCAGAAGGTCAAGTATCACTATATGAAATGAAACGTCCTGCCATCAAAAAATATTCATACAATATATGAAATAACTACCTTAAATAGTTGAAGATGTATTCAATGGGTAATATCcttattaaaagtaggtaaaacttcaaggtcaaggtcacaggattTCACGTCATTGTATTACATGAAATGTTTTCGGTAAAAATTAATCTGTATATATAAAAGTAAGAAAATATTAACTTAAATGGTTCAATAGAATTTTAAAGATGTGGCCTATACATCAGTATATAACGCTTTGCTCCCGTATCACGGACCCACCTTACCCCTGGGACCACGATTTGCACAAATCTGGATATActcaatgtcaggaagcttttatgtaaattttaattatcTGGCCATggggtttttgagaagattttccttatatactCGCATTGGCAGTTTGTTCCCATATTGTGGCATCCccgtatccccccccccccccccccgaggcCATGTCTTAACAAACTAGAATATGCACTAGGCCAGAAAACGTTCGTTTAAGTTTGAACCTTTTAGGCCCCGTGGTTCCTCAGATTTTTACAGTATCCCTATATAGTAATTTTCattacgaattactccgttttcCTGACCAAaagagggctcacggcgagtatGACCGGCGGAAAGtggtgcttactccccctaggcacatagtccacctctggtatgtccaggggtccgtgtttgctcaaagttttattttgtattcattgtaggagttatgagttgatcactgtttgttatcttcacttttcatattcGCATATAAAACGTCTAGTCcagatatacacatatatgGTATGGATTGATGATGCAATTAGAGTAGCAATTCTTCACAAAATAGATGAATCAAACTATAATCTCCTCAAGCGAAAAGGAATCACTTTGATATCAGTGcagttatataaatgtttactttatatttgtttttcagtAACACTTTCTCGGAAGTTCACGAAAAGAGTAAATTCTACTGGGCACTTCTTCAAACGGACTTCTTGGAAGAATACAGCGTGAAGAGTATTTTCCCAATTCATTTCCAGCTCCTAGTTGTACCGATGTGTCTTGTCCACTTTTTGTTCTGGATCCCGATTTCGTGGTTACGCTCTAACCATCAGTCCAACGTCAATAAAAACCCAATGTATTTCAGAGGTCAGTATCAAGTTCTGATTTCGAGCGAAGCGCACAGAAAACCTTATGTGCGTGcaccgtgcgctctccgttcATAGCTTTGCGTTCACTGTTCACCAGCCGCCCGCGTTCAACATCCACAAAGCATTCACCGTTTTTTCAGCATCCAGCATTTGTCTTTGCATTGTTATTCGGCTCAAAAGTGAAAGGATCGAACTTGATATAGAGGCGaaaacgcccccccccccctcaacacACACACGATTTTGCATTATCAAATTTGGGCAAAACAcgtttcataatttttattattaactTGATTTTAGACCAGTACATTCCcctattttaaaattgaaaagaaaacgaTGCCACACTATTATGTACACGCATGCTTAAATGTCATTTGAAACTTATTTAACCACTATTTTACGGCTATATCTATGACAGACATGGTGAATGAATGCATTTACTGTTTTCACCAAACATGAACCTTTTGTATCATTTATTTGTCATACATTTATCTCTCATACATTTATCTCTCATACAAAGATGCCATTGCTTTTCTCGTACGCTTCTGTATTTGCCTCACAAATAATATATTCTTTAACATTCTACATGTAGTTCAGCCCAATAGTGAGTATCATCTGCAGCAAAGATACACACATATTGAACAATCTATCCGCAATTCGTAGTCACACATACTCTATTGATGAGCACTGTGGTGACATCCAGCATGTGTGACGTCAAAGTTTACGAGATCGGTCGTTTGGGATGAATGTAgttaacaaaaacattttttttttctttttcagataCATTTTGCATTGAACAAATAAagtatgataatatatatatatatatatatatatatatatatatatatatatatatatatatatatatatatatcttcccTCTTTTTTCTCAGTCTTTATATATGACGCAAACTTTGACTTGAAATTGGATGAAACGCTAGATGCAGAAGGAAAGGCTGCATTGGAAGCATCGGGGTAATTTCCAGTAATACTCATCAAGGCATGAAATGCTCTTTAATAATAGTACATTTACGTATTGATGAATACAGAACATCGTCATCGGTATTGATATTTTCTGGTATAAGCTGTCATACGCATATACTATTAATCATCAAATACTATGTTCCCCATTTTATATTTCTGATAGCTATGATGTTAGTGTATAGGCTCTAAAATAACATTGTTGTATTTCGATTTtaaacaaacatacaataacTTACATGCATGCCATCACGTTTTAACTGTTACAGTGTACATAGCAGCAATTCCTTATCTGGTTGTTAAGATATTGAGAACTTGTTTAACTATCTTCGTCTGTATACATAAGTGTCATTATTTCCATTGTAAAGATATAATAATTTGCACTAAATACTCGACGTAACTACATTCTAGAATAGCCAGTTTAAATTTCGagattttgaaagatatacTTTTAACAAGCAATTCTCATATTGTCATGTCTTGTAGATAGTATGTTACTGTACATAAAGGTATTACATTTTAGTGATCTGGAGGGAACAGATGAAGACAAACTAACagtaggtatattatgtataGATCTACCTTATATAATCACCTGTTACTTGGAGTTTTAGACTTGTTTTTCGAGGAGAAAAAAACTATGTACGACTGATAGGCGTGTGAAACTACAAAGACAAATTTACGCCAATGAATTATCGCAATTGTTTTCATGGAGAATCAATTAAATAAGATTTTCACAGAGATGATTGTTGTATCCCAGAAGGCGGTTGTCAAGAAAAATTATTAGCATGACATATTGTTTGAGGATAGGGCAATATGTCGTTTCATACTATCCTCCTTCTTCTAGAACGGTTGTATTCAGCGGAAATAATCAGAAGAATACCGGAAGAAGTTCTTGTAAATTTGCACTCTCtttcagaaaaaaaacaacaactctgtgttatgtttttgtgatttattaCACGGTATCGCAACAGTGTGGTATATCAGCCTTCTTTAATAGTTTGTCCAGGAAGGGCTTCAGCAAGGGGGTCTTGCTTTTGTTAAAATACTACTTGCTGGTAGTATTCATTATCTCCACACGGAATATAGTAGTGCTTGGAGTTAAATCAATCCCAACTTCCCTTAGGACCACACTGATGCCAAATCTGCTACTTAGTCCAAAGAAGTTTTGCACTTGTGAATGAATCTAAAATTTCTGCATTGAATGCTTGGTTTTCTTGTGAAATACATTGATTACAGAAAACGTACTTTTTAGACAATTATGGTATTCACTTTTCATTCAAGCTCTATATTCAAGTCGCTCTATATAGTGACCTTCGTAAGACTTGGTCTGCATCG
This genomic interval carries:
- the LOC130049876 gene encoding transient receptor potential cation channel subfamily M member-like 2 isoform X1 gives rise to the protein MKEMCTQQALRITSCIHEADTKGNIKNKDGTKILEQRIDHAGRLLLNRGYLSDAIKTENSTYLNDEIVKKVISQMWYKHESVSFGSGLLFFILTMFHSLLLLPLMVTMENKPLGWLYRQYSVPVMKVLLNGFGWLMNLVAFAYMLLFDFTEIISRTDWFIIAWMTSYFIDETKQIIIAIMRGKIGSYLSNWWNRLDWLTMTVYLSGMLTKLGSGQAYHNASKILLVLTFILMCVRFLNSLTISEIVGPKLVMVRKMFLDTFAFLAIMTVIIMCYNVSYYAILYSENSDLSFAQLERVFRNGFWILFGELSLESDRLKEPDCTFNKTIYNAGKIDRCPSELGLFLAPYLKAAYTLLAIVLLLNLLIAMYSNTFSEVHEKSKFYWALLQTDFLEEYSVKSIFPIHFQLLVVPMCLVHFLFWIPISWLRSNHQSNVNKNPMYFRVFIYDANFDLKLDETLDAEGKAALEASGDLEGTDEDKLTVLQTEVENHKRVTNKIEERTNKIDERTNKMDERTNKIDERSSEILNEIEQMKRDIRLLCKAVSPDTMIEEEVKNPPTEIRDADKDSDSTVLGFIYLFSKPALDK
- the LOC130049876 gene encoding transient receptor potential cation channel subfamily M member-like 2 isoform X2 — translated: MKEMCTQQALRITSCIHEADTKGNIKNKDGTKILEQRIDHAGRLLLNRGYLSDAIKTENSTYLNDEIVKKVISQMWYKHESVSFGSGLLFFILTMFHSLLLLPLMVTMENKPLGWLYRQYSVPVMKVLLNGFGWLMNLVAFAYMLLFDFTEIISRTDWFIIAWMTSYFIDETKQIIIAIMRGKIGSYLSNWWNRLDWLTMTVYLSGMLTKLGSGQAYHNASKILLVLTFILMCVRFLNSLTISEIVGPKLVMVRKMFLDTFAFLAIMTVIIMCYNVSYYAILYSENSDLSFAQLERVFRNGFWILFGELSLESDRLKEPDCTFNKTIYNAGKIDRCPSELGLFLAPYLKAAYTLLAIVLLLNLLIAMYSNTFSEVHEKSKFYWALLQTDFLEEYSVKSIFPIHFQLLVVPMCLVHFLFWIPISWLRSNHQSNVNKNPMYFRVFIYDANFDLKLDETLDAEGKAALEASGDLEGTDEDKLTVLQTEVENHKRVTNKIEERTNKIDERTNKMDERTNKIDERSSEILNEIEQMKRDIRLLCKAVSPDTMIEEEVKNPPTEIRDADKDQIPQPSMVSDDMKVIYV